One window of Pyrus communis chromosome 12, drPyrComm1.1, whole genome shotgun sequence genomic DNA carries:
- the LOC137711533 gene encoding succinate dehydrogenase assembly factor 2, mitochondrial-like isoform X1 has protein sequence MGSLRRSLISLHRTLKSTASISPAETHLRGVISFSRPQFGYGLVQRSYSTNNGSNLDIDLSTQESKRRLFNRLIYRSKQRGFLELDLVLGKWVEEHIHSMDEQGIKSLVDVLDLENPDLWKWLIGQEQPPEALQTNPVFTAVRNKITNNLNSYAAPETRATPDQPWVRGWDDIKKSQGGPITGNQ, from the exons atggGAAGCTTGAGAAGAAGCTTGATCAGCCTCCACCGAACCCTCAAATCCACCGCTTCCATCTCTCCCGCCGAAACCCATCTCA GGGGCGTGATTTCATTTTCCAGGCCTCAATTCGGATACGGTTTGGTTCAGCGTTCTTATTCCACCAACAATGGCAGCAATCTGGACATCGACCTCTCTACCCAAGAGAGCAAGAGGCGCTTATTTAACAG ATTGATATACAGGAGCAAGCAGAGAGGGTTTTTGGAGTTGGATTTGGTTCTGGGTAAGTGGGTGGAGGAGCATATCCATTCCATGGATGAACAGGGAATTAAATCTCTTGTGGATGTCCTCGACCTG GAAAACCCAGATCTGTGGAAGTGGTTAATCGGCCAGGAGCAACCCCCTGAGGCACTCCAAACTAATCCT GTTTTTACTGCAGTGCGTAACAAGATCACGAACAACCTGAACAGCTATGCTGCTCCCGAGACACGAGCAACACCTGACCAGCCATGGGTTAGAGGGTGGGATGATATAAAGAAAAGCCAGGGCGGCCCTATAACGGGGAACCAGTAG
- the LOC137711715 gene encoding sec14 cytosolic factor-like: MSAAVVLMNSADNVMELKELETLKVEEDEQVKAAAVVAASHADDTELEELRKSRLMRASVEAQDPSTKEVDDLTIRRFLRARDLDIEQASAMFLKYMKWRRDFVPKGSITASEVPNQIAQNKMFLQGSDKKGCPISVILGYRHFQDSLKEFKRFVVYGLDKICAKIPPGQKFIAIGDLEGWGYSNSDVRGYLGALSILQDYYPERLGKMYIVHAPLIFMTVWKIVYPFIDNKTKKKIVFVENKMLKSTLLEEIDESQLPEIYGGKLPLVPI, translated from the exons atgagtgcTGCTGTGGTTTTGATGAACTCTGCTGATAATGTAATGGAGTTGAAGGAGTTAGAAACCCTAAAagtagaagaagatgaacaagtAAAAGCTGCAGCAGTAGTAGCAGCATCGCATGCAGACGACACGGAGTTGGAGGAGCTGAGAAAAAGTCGTCTCATGAGAGCATCTGTCGAGGCCCAGGATCCTTCCACCAAG GAAGTGGATGATCTCACAATAAGGAGGTTCCTGCGTGCTCGCGACTTGGATATAGAGCAGGCATCTGCAATGTTCCtcaagtacatgaaatggagaCGTGATTTTGTTCCTAAAGGTTCTATTACTGCTTCTGAGGTTCCAAACCAAATTGCTCAGAACAAGATGTTTTTACAGGGATCGGACAAGAAAGGATGCCCCATATCAGTTATCCTTGGTTATAGACATTTTCAAGACAGCCTCAAGGAATTCAAGC GTTTTGTAGTCTATGGACTCGACAAGATATGTGCAAA GATTCCGCCAGGACAGAAGTTCATTGCCATAGGAGATCTCGAAGGCTGGGGATATTCAAACAGTGACGTCCGAGGTTACCTTGGGGCTCTTTCAATTTTGCAG GACTACTATCCGGAAAGGCTAGGGAAGATGTACATCGTTCATGCTCCTCTCATATTCATGACAGTTTGGAAAATCGTTTACCCTTTTATCGACAACAAAACTAAGAAGAAG ATAGTATTCGTCGAAAACAAAATGCTGAAATCAACTCTGCTTGAAGAGATTGATGAGAGCCAGCTTCCGGAGATATATGGAGGCAAACTGCCTTTGGTTCCCATCTAG
- the LOC137710429 gene encoding uncharacterized protein, with product MALQLQAPTTRSHLAPQSPLAAPKGNAGLRQPPDRFALKSSFFSSSHHLLLLSPKQRPLASSAAPKFSMRVASKGAYICRDCGYIYNDRTPFEKLPDKYFCPVCGAPKRRFRPYQPPVTKDANSIDVRKQRKAQLQREDAIGKALPIAVAVGAVALVGLYFYINVGFQG from the exons ATGGCCCTGCAACTGCAGGCACCCACCACAAGAAGCCACCTAGCGCCACAGTCTCCGTTGGCAGCTCCGAAGGGCAATGCCGGCCTCCGACAACCGCCCGATCGTTTCGCTCTAAAATCatccttcttctcttcgtcACACCACCTCTTATTGCTTTCCCCCAAGCAGAGGCCTCTTGCTTCTTCCGCTGCACCCAAGTTTTCCATGCGCGTTGCCTCCAAAGGAGCATATATTTGTCGCGATTGCGG GTACATATACAACGACAGAACTCCCTTTGAGAAGTTACCTGACAAGTATTTCTGCCCTG TTTGTGGTGCTCCGAAACGGAGGTTTAGACCATACCAGCCTCCGGTGACCAAGGACGCCAACAGCATAGACGTCCGAAAGCAGCGAAAAGCGCAGTTGCAGAGAGAAGACGCAATCGGGAAGGCGCTTCCTATTGCTGTCGCTGTCGGAGCTGTGGCGCTTGTTGGATTGTACTTCTACATCAATGTCGGCTTTCAGGGATAG
- the LOC137710428 gene encoding chromophore lyase CRL, chloroplastic-like, with the protein MVIGSEPGGGSSDSAGGWGVARGLVVKTLVLIGGVLLLKRLTKSTTRWDHARLVTRSLSGEKFSKDQAARDPDHYFNIRMVTCPAAEMVDGSKVLYFEQAFWRTPQKPFRQRFYMVKPCPKELKCDVELSSYAIRDVEEYKNFCDRSKDQRPLPEEVIRDIAEHLTTIHLKRCERGKRCLYEGSTPPDSFPNSWNGAAYCTSELAIHKNNEIQAWDRGFDADGNQVWGPKEGPYEFKPVPASSTNDMFSSLNFPIQQSMEKRIEGSFVLQE; encoded by the exons ATGGTAATCGGGTCGGAGCCGGGCGGTGGGAGCTCCGATTCCGCCGGAGGATGGGGCGTGGCGCGCGGGTTGGTGGTTAAGACGCTGGTGCTGATAGGCGGAGTTCTGCTGCTGAAGCGACTTACCAAGTCCACCACCCGGTGGGACCACGCCCGCCTGGTTACTCGTTCTCTTTCCGGCGAGAAGTTCTCCAAAGACCAAGCGGCGAGAGATCCTGACCACTACTTCAACATTAG AATGGTAACTTGCCCAGCAGCTGAAATGGTGGATGGTTCTAAGGTTTTGTACTTTGAACAa GCTTTTTGGAGGACTCCCCAGAAGCCGTTTCGACAA AGATTTTATATGGTGAAGCCTTGCCCGAAAGAGTTGAAATGTGATGTTGAG CTAAGCTCATATGCAATCAGAGACGTGGAGGAGTACAAGAATTTCTGTGATCGCTCAAAAGATCAGCGACCGCTTCCTGAAGAAGTTATTAGG GACATTGCAGAGCATTTGACAACAATACATCTGAAACGTTGTGAGCGTGGGAAACGCTGCTTGTATGAAGGTTCAACTCCGCCTGACAGCTTTCCAAATTCATGG AATGGAGCAGCGTACTGTACATCGGAACTTGCAATTCATAAAAATAATGAGATACAGGCCTGGGATCGGGGATTTGATGCTGATGGAAATCAG GTTTGGGGTCCAAAGGAAGGTCCGTACGAATTCAAGCCTGTGCCGGCCTCTAGTACCAATGAcatgttttcttctttaaattTTCCTATCCAGCAGTCTATGGAGAAAAGAATAGAGGGTTCATTTGTGTTGCAAGAATAA
- the LOC137711548 gene encoding uncharacterized protein At4g14100-like, which produces MTSTSPTMSMSMSLPFLLLLLLTPLNLPLTTMMAAVESASDDPAPAAWPHQFHSVLFMNNSKGALQVVDLWYDWPNGRNFNIIQSQLGKLTYDLEWDNGTSYIYTLDSDRECNTMHFPVGILRPDWLDGANYLGQRHVDGFLCNVWEKVDFIWYYEDVLTKRPVHWVFYTGYNAHVMTFEVGAVLEDAKWDAPAHCFGEEKTDSAQRRRSPPLLLESVTSDYSHGRLIRDERSIGNLDSF; this is translated from the exons ATGACCTCTACAAGTCCGACCATGTCCATGTCCATGTCCTTGccttttctcctcctcctccttctgaCGCCACTCAATCTGCCACTGACGACGATGATGGCGGCGGTAGAGTCCGCCTCCGACGACCCGGCACCGGCGGCGTGGCCCCACCAGTTCCACTCTGTCCTCTTCATGAACAACAGCAAGGGAGCCCTGCAGGTGGTGGATCTCTGGTACGACTGGCCCAACGGCCGCAACTTCAACATAATCCAAAGCCAGCTGGGGAAGCTCACCTACGACCTCGAATGGGACAATGGCACCTCGTACATCTACACCTTGGACTCCGACAGAGAATGCAACACCATGCATTTTCCGGTTGGCATTCTCCGGCCTGATTGGCTCGACGGCGCTAATTATCTGGGTCAGCGACACGTGGACGGGTTTCTGTGCAATGTGTGGGAGAAGGTTGATTTTATTTGGTACTATGAGGATGTTCTCACTAAAAGACCTGTCCATTGGGTTTTCTACACAG GATATAATGCTCACGTGATGACGTTCGAGGTGGGAGCTGTGCTTGAGGATGCCAAGTGGGATGCTCCTGCTcattgttttggggaggaaaagaCTGATTCAGCACAAAGGAGGAGGTCTCCTCCACTTCTACTTGAATCTGTGACGAGTGATTATTCTCATGGCAGGCTGATAAGAGATGAGAGGAGCATTGGAAACCTGGATAGTTTTTGA
- the LOC137710764 gene encoding probable beta-1,4-xylosyltransferase IRX10L encodes MRIWKLGFAGFLVAAFVVGFGSGEQARTERISGSAGDVLDDDPVGRLKVFVYELPSKYNKKILQKDPRCLNHMFAAEIFMHRFLLSSPVRTLNPEEADWFYTPVYTTCDLTPNGLPLPFKSPRMMRSAIQLISSNWPYWNRTEGADHFFVVPHDFGACFHYQEEKAIERGILPMLERATLVQTFGQKNHVCLKEGSITVPPYAPPQKMQTHLIPEKTPRSIFVYFRGLFYDVGNDPEGGYYARGARAAVWENFKDNPLFDISTEHPTTYYEDMQRAVFCLCPLGWAPWSPRLVEAVIFGCIPVIIADDIVLPFADAIPWEEIGVFVDEKDVPNLDTILTSIPPELILRKQRLLANPSMKQAMLFPQPAEAGDAFHQVLNGLARKLPHGPDVFLKPGEKILNWTAGPVGDLKPW; translated from the exons ATGAGAATTTGGAAGCTGGGTTTTGCTGGGTTTCTTGTTGCTGCCTTTGTGGTGGGGTTTGGTTCAGGGGAGCAGGCCCGCACTGAGAGAATTTCAG GGAGTGCTGGTGATGTCTTGGATGATGACCCAGTGGGAAGGTTGAAGGTTTTCGTGTATGAGCTTCCAAGCAAATACAACAAGAAGATTCTGCAGAAGGATCCCAGATGCCTCAACCACATGTTTGCAGCTGAGATATTTATGCATCGGTTTCTCCTGTCTAGCCCTGTCCGAACCCTTAATCCTGAAGAAGCAGATTGGTTTTATACTCCTGTTTACACCACTTGTGACCTGACACCCAATGGCCTTCCATTGCCTTTCAAGTCACCACGGATGATGAGAAGTGCAATACAACTTATTTCTTCGAATTGGCCTTATTGGAACCGGACAGAAGGGGCTGATCACTTTTTCGTAGTGCCTCATGACTTTGGAGCATGTTTTCATTATCAG GAAGAGAAGGCTATTGAAAGAGGAATTCTTCCCATGCTCGAacgtgcaactttggttcagaCTTTTGGGCAAAAGAATCATGTTTGCTTGAAAGAGGGCTCAATTACAGTTCCTCCTTATGCTCCTCCACAGAAGATGCAAACCCACCTAATTCCTGAGAAAACTCCTCGGTCCATCTTTGTTTACTTCCGAGGATTATTTTATGATGTGGGAAATGACCCCGAAGGTGGTTATTATGCAAG AGGTGCACGAGCAGCAGTGTGGGAGAACTTCAAAGACAATCCGCTTTTTGACATCTCTACCGAGCACCCCACCACATACTATGAGGACATGCAACGAGCAGTCTTTTGTTTGTGCCCTCTCGGCTGGGCTCCTTGGAGTCCAAGATTGGTCGAAGCAGTGATTTTTGGCTGCATTCCTGTTATCATAGCAGACGACATTGTTCTACCCTTTGCCGATGCCATCCCTTGGGAAGAGATTGGCGTGTTTGTAGATGAGAAAGACGTCCCCAACTTGGACACCATACTCACTTCAATCCCACCTGAACTGATATTGAGGAAGCAGAGATTGCTCGCCAACCCTTCAATGAAACAAGCAATGTTATTCCCACAACCTGCCGAAGCAGGGGATGCTTTCCATCAAGTTCTGAATGGACTTGCGCGTAAGTTGCCACACGGCCCTGATGTTTTCTTGAAGCCAGGTGAGAAGATCCTGAACTGGACAGCAGGGCCCGTGGGCGACCTGAAGCCTTGGTAG
- the LOC137711533 gene encoding succinate dehydrogenase assembly factor 2, mitochondrial-like isoform X2 has translation MGSLRRSLISLHRTLKSTASISPAETHLRPQFGYGLVQRSYSTNNGSNLDIDLSTQESKRRLFNRLIYRSKQRGFLELDLVLGKWVEEHIHSMDEQGIKSLVDVLDLENPDLWKWLIGQEQPPEALQTNPVFTAVRNKITNNLNSYAAPETRATPDQPWVRGWDDIKKSQGGPITGNQ, from the exons atggGAAGCTTGAGAAGAAGCTTGATCAGCCTCCACCGAACCCTCAAATCCACCGCTTCCATCTCTCCCGCCGAAACCCATCTCAG GCCTCAATTCGGATACGGTTTGGTTCAGCGTTCTTATTCCACCAACAATGGCAGCAATCTGGACATCGACCTCTCTACCCAAGAGAGCAAGAGGCGCTTATTTAACAG ATTGATATACAGGAGCAAGCAGAGAGGGTTTTTGGAGTTGGATTTGGTTCTGGGTAAGTGGGTGGAGGAGCATATCCATTCCATGGATGAACAGGGAATTAAATCTCTTGTGGATGTCCTCGACCTG GAAAACCCAGATCTGTGGAAGTGGTTAATCGGCCAGGAGCAACCCCCTGAGGCACTCCAAACTAATCCT GTTTTTACTGCAGTGCGTAACAAGATCACGAACAACCTGAACAGCTATGCTGCTCCCGAGACACGAGCAACACCTGACCAGCCATGGGTTAGAGGGTGGGATGATATAAAGAAAAGCCAGGGCGGCCCTATAACGGGGAACCAGTAG